A single Alteribacter lacisalsi DNA region contains:
- a CDS encoding M23 family metallopeptidase has protein sequence MNQEEKQGSKVDQLKANIKRLMKQRWAVPALYLTLAAVVLTGFIWLSTTSEDLSQEDYNQDSEFDVNEPGEQGYEDEDAVPVAVQNEVFEMPVLDENEVSVVGNFYSSEDSAEEQVEALIQYNNYYYQNKGVDFASDNGESFDVSAAMSGTVVKSEEDALFGHVVHVEHDDDILSIYQSLEGVLVEEGQTVKQGDVMARAGRNLFNTDAGVHLHFEIRKNDVPVNPLEYMEQPLTSLPDVDEDHASGSEQAPKAPVDHLEG, from the coding sequence ATGAATCAAGAAGAAAAACAAGGTTCCAAAGTGGACCAGCTCAAGGCGAATATTAAACGCCTAATGAAACAACGCTGGGCAGTCCCGGCGCTCTATCTCACGCTTGCTGCAGTTGTACTTACTGGTTTTATCTGGCTCTCGACAACAAGTGAGGATCTGTCTCAGGAAGACTATAACCAAGACTCCGAGTTTGACGTAAACGAGCCTGGTGAACAGGGGTACGAAGATGAAGACGCAGTGCCTGTAGCCGTTCAGAATGAAGTATTTGAAATGCCAGTTCTGGATGAAAACGAAGTCAGTGTGGTAGGTAACTTCTACTCAAGCGAAGATTCTGCCGAGGAGCAGGTCGAGGCCTTAATCCAGTACAATAACTACTACTACCAGAATAAAGGTGTCGACTTTGCATCAGACAACGGCGAAAGCTTTGACGTATCCGCTGCAATGAGCGGTACGGTTGTCAAATCGGAAGAAGACGCGCTGTTCGGCCACGTGGTTCACGTCGAACATGACGACGACATTCTTTCCATCTATCAAAGCCTTGAAGGCGTGCTGGTTGAAGAAGGACAGACAGTCAAGCAGGGTGATGTTATGGCCCGCGCAGGACGTAACCTCTTTAACACAGATGCCGGTGTCCATCTTCACTTCGAAATCCGCAAAAACGATGTGCCGGTCAACCCGCTCGAGTATATGGAGCAGCCGCTCACATCCCTGCCGGATGTAGATGAAGATCACGCTTCAGGAAGCGAACAAGCTCCTAAAGCACCAGTCGATCATCTCGAAGGATAA
- the spoIID gene encoding stage II sporulation protein D gives MKPFLLAGLILMGIILLLPSLLVVWLSEHDVSQEAVEVSAPLPETDEQADTAPSQETEEPTVAVFRSQQDKIEHVDFETYVAGVVASEMPASYEEEALKAQALTARTYIVRQLTAPNDIHVPEGADVTDTVMHQVFQNESELKERFGNNYDEMMGKIKHAVAATSGQVITYEGSPITATFFSTSNGYTENSEEYWENEIPYLRSVESPWDKSSPRFDGEKIVSYQDIQEKLGVSVSAEGSIGEVVERTTGGRVAKVRFGDKEFTGREIRDKLELDSSDFSWERHGGDLLFKTKGWGHGVGMSQFGADGMAREGKTYKEIIHHYYHNVEIESTDQVIGVAMADSQ, from the coding sequence ATGAAGCCGTTTTTACTTGCAGGACTCATACTCATGGGCATAATTCTCTTGCTGCCCTCACTTTTAGTCGTCTGGCTGTCGGAACATGATGTTTCGCAGGAAGCAGTAGAAGTAAGCGCACCACTGCCGGAAACAGACGAGCAGGCGGACACCGCGCCTTCGCAGGAGACAGAAGAACCGACTGTTGCTGTTTTCAGATCCCAGCAGGATAAGATTGAACACGTTGATTTTGAAACCTATGTAGCAGGGGTAGTCGCATCGGAAATGCCGGCCTCTTATGAGGAGGAAGCGCTCAAAGCGCAGGCGCTCACCGCCAGAACCTACATTGTGCGTCAGCTGACCGCACCAAATGACATCCACGTCCCTGAGGGAGCTGATGTTACCGATACGGTGATGCATCAGGTCTTCCAGAACGAATCGGAGCTTAAGGAGCGTTTTGGAAACAACTACGATGAGATGATGGGAAAAATTAAACACGCCGTTGCGGCCACCAGCGGTCAGGTAATTACGTATGAAGGCAGCCCAATCACGGCCACCTTCTTCTCAACGAGCAACGGATATACCGAAAACTCGGAAGAATACTGGGAAAACGAAATTCCGTACTTACGCAGTGTAGAAAGTCCGTGGGACAAATCCTCACCCCGTTTCGACGGTGAAAAAATAGTCAGCTATCAGGATATTCAGGAGAAGCTTGGTGTGTCCGTCTCTGCAGAAGGATCGATCGGTGAAGTAGTGGAACGGACAACCGGTGGCCGTGTAGCAAAAGTCCGCTTCGGCGACAAAGAGTTCACCGGCAGGGAAATCAGGGATAAGCTCGAACTGGATTCGAGCGACTTTTCTTGGGAACGCCACGGAGGCGACCTGCTCTTTAAAACGAAAGGCTGGGGCCACGGCGTCGGCATGAGCCAGTTCGGAGCCGACGGCATGGCGAGGGAAGGCAAAACCTACAAGGAAATCATTCACCACTACTATCACAACGTGGAGATCGAAAGCACCGATCAGGTAATTGGGGTGGCGATGGCTGACAGCCAGTAG
- the murA gene encoding UDP-N-acetylglucosamine 1-carboxyvinyltransferase, which produces MEKIIVRGGRQLSGSVRIEGAKNAVLPVIAASILAGKGKSKIYDVPALADVYTINEVLRNLNIDVSYENGSIEVDAEKQLKTEAPFEYVRKMRASFLVMGPLLARVGHARIALPGGCAIGSRPIDQHLKGFEAMGAKVEIGNGFIEAKVEDKLVGNKIYLDFPSVGATENIMMAATMAEGTTVIENAAEEPEIVCLATYLNGMGAKVRGAGTGTIRIEGVKELHGSEHTIIPDRIEAGTFMIAAAISKGNVLLENVEPEHLRPLISKLNEMGVIIIEESDGIRVIGPESLKAADLKTMPHPGFPTDMQAQMMALLLKAEGTSVITETVFENRFMHVEEFRRMNGNIKIEGRAAIVSGPNDLQGAEVAATDLRAGAALVVAGLVADGYTRVTELKHIDRGYVDFAGKLKALGADVERIYEAQENELENLEAPAPLKMDPNFA; this is translated from the coding sequence TTGGAAAAAATCATCGTCCGCGGTGGAAGGCAGTTAAGCGGCAGTGTTCGTATTGAAGGTGCGAAAAACGCCGTATTGCCTGTCATCGCAGCATCCATCTTAGCTGGAAAAGGAAAAAGCAAAATTTATGATGTGCCAGCCCTGGCTGATGTATACACCATTAACGAAGTTTTACGAAACCTTAATATTGATGTGAGCTACGAAAACGGCTCCATTGAAGTAGATGCAGAAAAGCAGCTCAAGACAGAAGCACCGTTTGAGTATGTAAGAAAAATGCGTGCATCGTTCCTGGTCATGGGACCGCTTCTGGCCCGTGTCGGCCACGCGCGGATCGCGCTTCCGGGAGGCTGTGCAATCGGCTCCCGTCCGATTGACCAGCACCTGAAAGGTTTCGAAGCAATGGGAGCGAAGGTCGAAATTGGTAACGGCTTTATCGAAGCCAAAGTGGAAGACAAACTTGTCGGAAACAAAATTTACCTCGACTTCCCAAGTGTAGGCGCTACGGAGAACATCATGATGGCGGCTACAATGGCAGAAGGCACAACCGTTATTGAAAACGCGGCCGAAGAACCGGAAATCGTGTGTCTTGCTACTTACCTTAATGGTATGGGCGCAAAAGTACGCGGTGCAGGTACAGGAACAATCCGCATCGAAGGCGTGAAGGAACTTCACGGTTCCGAGCATACGATCATTCCTGACCGAATCGAAGCCGGAACGTTTATGATTGCCGCTGCAATTTCAAAAGGAAATGTTCTGCTTGAGAACGTAGAGCCGGAGCACCTTCGTCCGCTCATCTCCAAGCTGAACGAAATGGGCGTCATCATTATCGAGGAAAGCGACGGCATTCGTGTCATCGGACCGGAGTCACTAAAGGCTGCCGACCTGAAGACGATGCCTCACCCTGGCTTCCCAACGGACATGCAAGCCCAGATGATGGCTCTCCTTTTAAAAGCAGAAGGTACAAGTGTGATCACGGAAACAGTATTTGAAAACCGCTTCATGCACGTGGAAGAATTCCGCCGCATGAACGGAAATATTAAAATTGAAGGCCGGGCCGCGATTGTTTCCGGACCGAATGACCTTCAGGGCGCTGAAGTGGCAGCCACTGACCTGAGAGCAGGCGCAGCACTCGTTGTAGCCGGCCTCGTAGCGGATGGCTACACACGAGTAACGGAACTCAAACATATCGACAGAGGCTACGTTGACTTTGCCGGCAAGCTGAAAGCACTCGGCGCCGACGTAGAGCGCATTTACGAAGCGCAGGAAAACGAACTCGAAAATCTTGAAGCTCCGGCTCCTTTGAAAATGGATCCGAACTTCGCTTGA
- a CDS encoding YwmB family TATA-box binding protein codes for MGNVLAVAAAAGILLFAFFTGHQTATMQEKDNQAYSPLQTIQQINNKMTENKIRTNRWHIYSRSEGTETLSRKEMDSFTESYMDELDMFTWSKAGQEHGNKVWEGKRTDIHSNVTERMVLTSIRVAKNEYRAYHAYDASMLPISPDGKSAFSLLFDTQQSPEWMKHSEFFVRAEGIGTGDKAASLETWGQEIADTFTATVTEHLNEPTFVSLSANTPLWDGGFETDGGPMNLQIALRAAQDGMGGKTTVTIGTPIITAEY; via the coding sequence ATGGGGAACGTTTTAGCGGTTGCAGCAGCGGCAGGAATCCTGCTTTTTGCTTTCTTTACCGGTCATCAGACGGCGACAATGCAGGAAAAAGACAATCAGGCATATTCACCCTTACAAACAATACAGCAGATCAATAATAAAATGACGGAAAACAAAATCCGGACCAATCGCTGGCATATCTATTCCAGAAGTGAAGGGACAGAAACGCTGTCCCGTAAGGAAATGGATTCATTTACCGAATCGTATATGGACGAGCTGGATATGTTCACCTGGTCAAAAGCCGGTCAGGAACATGGAAACAAGGTTTGGGAAGGAAAAAGAACGGATATACATTCAAATGTAACTGAACGGATGGTACTGACGTCTATACGAGTTGCAAAGAATGAATACCGGGCATATCATGCCTATGACGCATCAATGCTCCCCATCTCACCAGATGGAAAGTCCGCGTTCTCACTGCTTTTTGACACACAGCAATCACCGGAATGGATGAAGCACTCCGAATTTTTTGTTCGTGCGGAAGGCATAGGTACAGGGGACAAAGCAGCTTCTTTAGAAACATGGGGACAAGAAATTGCAGACACATTTACAGCAACGGTCACTGAGCATTTGAACGAACCAACATTTGTTTCATTATCCGCAAACACCCCTTTATGGGACGGAGGATTTGAAACAGACGGCGGTCCAATGAACCTGCAGATCGCTTTAAGAGCTGCGCAGGACGGAATGGGCGGCAAAACAACCGTCACAATTGGAACGCCGATAATTACGGCTGAATATTAA
- a CDS encoding DUF1146 family protein translates to MEQFGQQALVSLFVNIVVLVTVWWSLQTFKWDLFVADPDGPKAKALVILVAIAITHLVSSFLLNYFNWSTMLRHLF, encoded by the coding sequence TTGGAACAGTTCGGTCAGCAAGCGTTAGTCAGTCTGTTCGTGAATATTGTTGTACTCGTCACGGTATGGTGGTCACTGCAGACGTTTAAATGGGATCTGTTTGTTGCTGATCCCGACGGACCGAAGGCAAAAGCCCTTGTCATCCTGGTCGCCATCGCGATCACACATCTTGTCAGCAGCTTCCTGTTGAATTATTTCAACTGGTCAACGATGCTCAGACACCTTTTTTAG
- a CDS encoding NADH-quinone oxidoreductase subunit N, with protein MINYTADWSLMTPEIVLAAFALLIFTIDFMTGVKGKKPFTGHLSIIALLTAAVLTAVSNGTGTGGIGDMFLVDPMSTVVKIMILLGAALVIGITMYYVDRHDDIYQGELYSLMLFAVIGAMIMVSSADLITLFIGLELLSISAYCMTGFRRYRKQSSEAAVKYIVLGGTASAFILYGMSFLYGLTGTTSLTVIGEGIGDLFAAYPFLVMMSLLFILGGFAFKMSVVPFHMWAPDVYEGAPTPVTAFLSAISKVAAFAIVLRVFFTGFGGIYEEWAFLIGVLAALTMLAGSLIALPQRNVKRLMAYSGIAQAGFLLVPLAAVTTADLAISVFMFYAAAYMLMTLGAFAVITIVTEAADSEDVSGFTGLYYRSPFLAFSMSAFLISLAGLPISAGFIGKAWIFFHTVSAGMIWLAVVMVLATVISFFYYFRIIQRLFVRSVDTSAAEAEVAAAREPGAPVAVSPGMTVVLAVTLAGTVGLGIIPFLLTNWFTTLQWLSF; from the coding sequence ATGATAAACTATACAGCAGACTGGTCGCTCATGACACCGGAAATCGTTCTTGCCGCCTTTGCCCTGCTCATCTTCACGATCGATTTCATGACCGGGGTAAAGGGAAAAAAGCCGTTCACCGGCCATTTGAGTATTATCGCCCTCCTGACTGCGGCTGTTTTGACCGCTGTTAGTAACGGCACCGGTACAGGAGGCATCGGGGATATGTTCCTCGTCGACCCGATGTCCACTGTGGTCAAAATCATGATTCTTCTTGGTGCAGCGCTCGTCATCGGCATTACGATGTATTATGTGGACCGCCACGACGATATTTACCAGGGGGAGCTATACTCGCTCATGCTGTTCGCAGTGATCGGGGCGATGATCATGGTATCCTCCGCCGATCTGATTACGCTCTTTATCGGACTTGAGCTCCTCAGCATCAGCGCATACTGCATGACCGGTTTCAGGCGCTACCGGAAACAGTCCTCGGAAGCGGCGGTCAAATATATCGTTCTCGGAGGAACAGCATCGGCCTTTATTTTGTACGGCATGTCGTTTCTGTACGGCCTCACCGGCACAACGAGCCTTACGGTAATCGGAGAGGGGATCGGCGACCTTTTTGCCGCATATCCGTTCCTCGTCATGATGAGCCTGCTGTTTATCCTCGGGGGCTTTGCCTTTAAAATGTCCGTCGTTCCGTTTCACATGTGGGCGCCGGACGTGTACGAAGGAGCACCCACACCGGTTACTGCGTTTTTATCGGCCATCTCCAAGGTGGCGGCATTTGCGATCGTGCTCCGCGTCTTTTTTACCGGATTCGGCGGGATCTATGAGGAGTGGGCGTTTCTCATCGGTGTGCTCGCTGCCCTTACGATGCTGGCCGGAAGTCTCATCGCCCTGCCTCAGCGCAACGTAAAGCGGCTCATGGCCTACTCGGGCATTGCCCAGGCCGGCTTTCTGCTCGTCCCGCTCGCCGCTGTTACGACAGCAGACCTTGCGATAAGCGTATTTATGTTCTACGCCGCAGCGTATATGCTCATGACCCTCGGTGCCTTTGCGGTCATCACGATTGTGACAGAGGCTGCAGACTCGGAGGACGTGAGCGGATTTACGGGGCTCTACTACCGGTCGCCGTTTCTTGCGTTCAGTATGAGTGCGTTTCTCATCTCCCTTGCCGGCCTGCCCATATCCGCAGGATTTATCGGTAAAGCCTGGATTTTCTTTCATACCGTTTCAGCGGGGATGATCTGGCTGGCAGTAGTGATGGTCCTGGCTACCGTCATTTCCTTCTTCTATTATTTCCGCATCATCCAGCGTCTGTTCGTGCGCAGTGTGGACACCTCCGCTGCGGAAGCAGAAGTCGCCGCAGCACGGGAGCCGGGGGCTCCGGTTGCTGTATCACCGGGCATGACAGTGGTCCTGGCAGTAACACTGGCTGGAACGGTCGGACTCGGGATCATCCCGTTCCTTCTCACAAACTGGTTTACCACACTGCAGTGGCTCAGTTTTTAG
- a CDS encoding complex I subunit 4 family protein, translating to MTGNLLSILVFLPLAGALVLLVLPKEQKQLIRSFAGGVAVMAFLVSLIVWSRFRGAAGGIQLGESYSWIDFGLVQLRYELGVDGLSMPLLVLTTLVTAIAVFASFRIETRVKEYFAWMLVLTTGLLGVFTALDMFLFFLFFELTLIPMFFLIGIWGGSERSRAAFKFLLYTGLGSAVMFVAFIALAFKGAEATAFAETTFNMIVLADIFANPANPEVLSSAVRTGLFVAIFLAFAVKLPVFPFHTWLPAAYTQAPTAVTMILAGVLSKMGAYGLIRIGYGILPDQAANFALVIAVLAVVNIVYGACLALVQSDLKTLIAYGSMSHMGIILLGAASLTEAGMQGAIFQMVSHGIIAALLFFIVGALYERTNTSTISELGGLSKSVPVLAGFMLAAAMASLGLPGLSGFVSELLAFMGIFGAAELIPAAYWIGGIGILGMILTAGYLLWAVQRTTFGSMREQFKGLPDVRPAEYVPLIGLLGLSLLIGIYPNLLSDIINTTVIEMITRAGG from the coding sequence ATGACTGGAAATCTATTAAGCATTCTTGTCTTTCTTCCCCTCGCCGGGGCGCTCGTGCTTCTCGTTTTACCGAAGGAACAAAAGCAGCTGATCCGTTCGTTTGCCGGAGGAGTCGCTGTAATGGCATTTCTCGTTTCCCTGATCGTGTGGAGCCGGTTCAGAGGGGCTGCCGGGGGAATCCAGCTCGGAGAAAGCTATTCCTGGATTGATTTCGGTCTCGTGCAGCTCCGTTATGAGCTCGGCGTCGACGGACTGTCCATGCCGCTGCTTGTCCTCACGACCCTTGTGACGGCGATTGCGGTCTTTGCCTCATTCCGGATCGAGACGAGAGTGAAGGAATACTTTGCCTGGATGCTGGTGCTCACCACCGGACTGCTCGGTGTGTTTACGGCTCTGGATATGTTTTTGTTCTTCCTGTTTTTCGAGCTCACCTTAATCCCGATGTTTTTTCTGATCGGCATCTGGGGAGGAAGCGAACGGAGCCGTGCGGCATTCAAGTTTCTCCTTTATACGGGTCTTGGCAGTGCCGTTATGTTTGTCGCCTTTATCGCTCTCGCCTTTAAAGGGGCAGAGGCGACGGCTTTTGCAGAAACGACGTTCAACATGATCGTGCTGGCTGACATTTTTGCCAATCCGGCGAATCCGGAAGTGCTCAGTTCCGCTGTAAGAACCGGACTGTTTGTTGCCATTTTCCTTGCCTTTGCGGTCAAACTGCCTGTTTTCCCTTTCCATACGTGGCTTCCGGCCGCCTACACACAGGCTCCGACGGCGGTCACGATGATCCTTGCCGGTGTGCTCTCCAAAATGGGAGCGTACGGGCTGATTCGGATCGGTTACGGCATTCTGCCGGACCAGGCGGCCAATTTCGCCTTGGTGATTGCGGTTCTCGCGGTCGTTAATATCGTTTACGGTGCTTGCCTGGCGCTGGTCCAGTCGGATCTGAAGACGCTCATCGCCTACGGAAGCATGAGCCATATGGGAATTATCCTCCTTGGCGCCGCTTCCCTGACCGAAGCAGGTATGCAGGGGGCCATATTCCAGATGGTATCCCACGGGATTATCGCCGCACTTCTGTTTTTCATCGTCGGTGCCCTGTACGAGCGGACGAACACGAGTACCATCTCAGAGCTCGGCGGCCTGTCCAAATCGGTGCCGGTGCTTGCCGGATTCATGCTCGCTGCAGCGATGGCATCCCTCGGGCTGCCCGGTCTGTCAGGCTTTGTGAGCGAACTGCTCGCCTTTATGGGCATCTTCGGCGCAGCCGAACTGATCCCCGCCGCCTACTGGATTGGCGGTATTGGCATACTCGGGATGATCCTGACAGCCGGATATCTGCTCTGGGCCGTTCAGCGGACGACATTCGGCAGCATGCGAGAGCAGTTTAAAGGGCTTCCTGACGTGCGGCCGGCTGAGTACGTGCCCCTTATCGGGCTGCTTGGACTGAGCCTTCTGATCGGCATTTATCCGAATCTGTTAAGCGACATCATCAATACAACCGTCATTGAAATGATTACGAGAGCAGGAGGGTAA